A region from the Lysobacter antibioticus genome encodes:
- a CDS encoding GntR family transcriptional regulator, whose amino-acid sequence MSIVPRSLSDQAFEVVRERILSTQIPPLAPIRQELLAEELGISKIPLREALGRLEQQGLLSSHPNRGFFVPAMTAGEAEEVFALRLKIEPDAAAHACLEASEDERKAAGTALAALETASKADVHSAVRFNRTFHLSLVRPGGRHVTTQLVERLQVLAERYVRKHLEPEGREARASSEHHEILDAWLARDSARVADLLCAHIVSTLNDLRLQLEQIDSAGEAGKPGGKRARRPRK is encoded by the coding sequence ATGAGCATCGTCCCCCGTTCGCTGTCCGACCAAGCCTTCGAAGTGGTCCGCGAACGCATTTTGTCGACGCAGATTCCGCCGCTCGCGCCGATCCGCCAGGAGCTGCTCGCCGAGGAACTCGGCATCAGCAAGATTCCGCTGCGCGAAGCCTTAGGCAGGCTGGAACAACAGGGCTTGTTGAGCTCGCATCCCAACCGCGGCTTCTTCGTGCCGGCGATGACCGCCGGCGAGGCCGAGGAAGTGTTCGCGCTGCGCCTGAAGATCGAACCCGACGCCGCCGCGCATGCCTGCCTGGAAGCCAGCGAGGACGAACGCAAGGCCGCCGGGACGGCCCTGGCCGCCCTGGAAACGGCCTCGAAGGCCGACGTCCACAGCGCGGTGCGCTTCAACCGCACCTTCCACCTGTCGTTGGTGCGGCCGGGCGGCCGCCACGTCACCACCCAGTTGGTCGAACGCCTGCAGGTGCTGGCCGAACGCTATGTGCGCAAGCACCTGGAGCCGGAAGGCCGCGAGGCCCGCGCGAGCAGCGAGCACCACGAGATCCTCGACGCCTGGTTGGCGCGCGACTCCGCGCGCGTGGCCGACCTGCTGTGCGCCCACATCGTCTCGACCTTGAACGATCTGCGCCTGCAGCTCGAACAGATCGACAGCGCCGGCGAGGCCGGCAAACCCGGCGGCAAACGCGCCAGGCGTCCCCGCAAATAA